The Capra hircus breed San Clemente chromosome 25, ASM170441v1, whole genome shotgun sequence genome has a window encoding:
- the MAPK8IP3 gene encoding C-Jun-amino-terminal kinase-interacting protein 3 isoform X9, translating into MMEIQMDEGGGVVVYQDDYCSGSVMSERVSGLAGSIYREFERLIHCYDEEVVKELMPLVVNVLENLDSVLSENQEHEVELELLREDNEQLLTQYEREKALRKQAEEKFIEFEDALEQEKKELQIQVEHYEFQTRQLELKAKNYADQISRLEERESEMKKEYNALHQRHTEMIQTYVEHIERSKMQQVGGNSQTEGSLPGRSRKERPTSLSVFPLADGSVRAQIGGKPAPAGDHWHLSDLGQLQLSSSYQCPQDEMSESGQSSAAATPSTTGTKSNTPTSSVPSAAVTPLSEGLQPLGDYGGSKNSKRAREKRNSRNMEVQVTQEMRNVSIGMGSSDEWSDVQDIIDSTPELDMGREPRLDRTGSSPTQGIVNKAFGINTDSLYHELSTAGSEVIGDVDEGADLLGEFSGMGKEVGNLLLENSQLLETKNALNVVKNDLIAKVDQLSGEQEALKGDLEAARQAKLRLENRIKDLEEELRRVKSEAITAHREPKEEVEDDKIPMAQRRRFTRVEMARVLMERNQYKERLMELQEAVRWTEMIRASREHPSVQEKKKSTIWQFFSRLFSSSSSPPPAKRSYPSVNIHYKSPTTAGFSQRRNHGMCQSAAGSRPLEFFPDDDCTSSARREQKREQYRQVREHVRNDDGRLQACGWSLPAKYKQLSPNGGQEDTRMKNVPVPVYCRPLVEKDPTMKLWCAAGVNLSGWKLSEDGPGNGVKPTPGRDPLTCDREVEGEAKSNHSSPEKKKAKELPEADATSSRVWILTSTLTTSKVVVIDANQPGTVVDQFTVCNAHVLCISSIPAASDGDYPPGEIFLDSDVNPEDSGTDGVLAGITLVGCATRCNVPRSNCSSRGDTPVLDKSQGEVSAVANGKVNPAPSTEEATEATEVPDAGPSEAEAAAVRPGPLTEHVFTDPAPTPPPSAQPDSENGPEADVSGVQPEPEPSGDPAGSTSAAPTMWLGAQNGWLYVHSAVASWKKCLHSIKLKDSVLSLVHVKGRVLVALADGTLAIFHRGEDGQWDLSNYHLMDLGHPHHSIRCMAVVHDRVWCGYKNKVHVIQPKTMQIEKSFDAHPRRESQVRQLAWIGDGVWVSIRLDSTLRLYHAHTHQHLQDVDIEPYVSKMLGTGKLGFSFVRITALLIAGNRLWVGTGNGVVISIPLTETVVLHRGQLLGLRANKTSPTSGEGARPGGVIHVYGDDSSDRAASSFIPYCSMAQAQLCFHGHRDAVKFFVSVPGNVLATLNGSVLDSPSEGPGPAAPAADAEAQKLKNVLVLSGGEGYIDFRIGDGEDDEPEEGVGDVSQVKPVLSKAERSHIIVWQVSYTPE; encoded by the exons AAATTTATTGAGTTTGAAGATGCCTTGGAACAAGAGAAGAAAGAGCTGCAAATCCAGGTGGAACACTACGAGTTCCAGACCCGCCAGCTGGAACTGAAGGCCAAAAACTATGCAGATCAGA TTTCCCGGCTGGAGGAGCGGGAGTCGGAGATGAAGAAGGAGTACAACGCGCTGCACCAGCGGCACACGGAG ATGATCCAGACCTACGTGGAGCACATCGAGAGGTCCAAGATGCAGCAGGTCGGGGGAAACAGCCAGACGGAGGGCAGCCTGCCAGGGCGGAG CAGGAAGGAGCGCCCCACGTCCCTGAGTGTCTTCCCCCTGGCCGATGGCTCGGTACGTGCACAGATAGGGGGCAAGCCCGCGCCTGCGGGGGACCACTGGCACCTGAGTGACCTCGGCCAGCTGCAGCTCAGCTCCAGCTACCAG TGTCCACAGGACGAGATGTCCGAGTCGGGCCAGTCCTCAGCAGCGGCCACGCCCAGCACCACGGGCACCAAGTCCAACACGCCCACATCCTCCGTGCCCTCGGCCGCAGTCACGCCCCTCAGCGAGGGCCTGCAGCCACTGGGCGACTACGGCGGCTCCAAGAACAGCAAGCGGGCACGGGAGAAGCGCAACAGCCGCAACATGGAGGTGCAGGTCACACAGGAGATGCGCAATGTCAGCATAG GCATGGGCAGCAGTGACGAGTGGTCTGACGTTCAGGACATCATCGACTCCACCCCAGAGCTGGACATGGGCCGGGAGCCTCGCCTGGACCGCACGGGCAGCAG CCCGACCCAGGGAATCGTGAACAAGGCTTTCGGCATCAACACCGACTCCCTGTACCACGAGCTGTCGACGGCGGGCTCCGAGGTCATCGGAGACGTGGACGAAGGGGCCGACCTGCTAG GGGAGTTCTCAG GAATGGGCAAGGAAGTGGGGAATCTGCTGCTGGAGAACTCACAGCTTCTAGAAACCAA aAACGCTCTGAACGTGGTGAAAAACGACCTCATCGCCAAGGTGGACCAGCTGTCGGGGGAGCAGGAGGCGCTGAAGGGGGACTTGGAGGCCGCCAGGCAGGCCAAGCTCAGACTGGAGAACCGCATCAaagacctggaggaggagctgaggaG AGTGAAGTCGGAGGCCATCACTGCCCACCGTGAACCCAAAGAAGAGGTGGAGGAT GACAAAATCCCCATGGCGCAGCGCCGCCGCTTCACGCGAGTGGAGATGGCCCGCGTGCTCATGGAGCGCAACCAGTACAAAGAGCGGCTGATGGAGCTACAGGAGGCCGTGCGGTGGACTGAGATGATCAG AGCATCCCGCGAGCACCCGTCTGTCCAGGAGAAGAAGAAGTCCACCATCTGGCAGTT CTTCAGCCGCCTCTTCAGCTCCTCGTCCAGCCCGCCTCCGGCCAAACGGTCTTACCCCTCTGTGAACATCCATTACAAGTCACCCACCACAGCCGGCTTCAGCCAGCGCCGCAACCACGGCATGTGCCAGAGCGCAGCGGGCAGCCGGCCCCTGGAGTTCTTCCCAGATGA CGACTGCACGTCGTCCGCGCGGCGGGAGCAGAAGCGCGAGCAGTACCGCCAGGTGCGCGAGCACGTGCGCAATGACGACGGGCGGCTACAGGCCTGCGGCTGGAGTCTGCCGGCCAAGTACAAGCAG CTGAGTCCCAACGGCGGCCAGGAGGACACCCGCATGAAGAATGTGCCGGTCCCTGTGTACTGCCGCCCGCTGGTGGAGAAGGACCCGACCATGAAG CTGTGGTGTGCCGCGGGCGTCAACTTGAGCGGCTGGAAGCTGAGTGAGGACGGCCCTGGAAATGGAGTCAAGCCCACTCCGGGCCGCGACCCTCTGACCTGCGACCGGGAAGTGGAAGGAGAGGCCAAGAGCAACCACTCGTCCCCCGAGAAGAAGAAG GCCAAGGAGCTCCCCGAGGCGGATGCCACCTCCAGCCGCGTGTGGATCCTCACCAGCACGCTGACCACCAGCAAAGTGGTGGTCATCGACGCCAACCAGCCGGGCACCGTCGTGGACCAGTTCACCGTGTGCAATGCCCACGTGCTCTGCATCTCCAGCATCCCTG CCGCCAGCGACGGCgactaccctccaggcgagatcttCCTGGACAGCGACGTGAACCCCGAGGACTCAGGCACGGATGGGGTGCTGGCGGGCATCACGCTGGTGGGCTGTGCCACGCGCTGCAACGTACCACGCAGCAACTGCTCCTCCCGGGGGGACACCCCGGTGCTGGACAAGAGCCAGG GGGAGGTGTCGGCTGTCGCCAATGGGAAGGTCAATCCGGCTCCATCCACGGAGGAGGCCACGGAGGCCACAGAGGTGCCAGATGCAGGACCCAGCGAGGCAGAGGCAGCCGCTGTGCGGCCCGGGCCCCTCACGGAGCATGTCTTTACGGAcccggcccccaccccgcccccgagCGCCCAGCCTGACAG TGAGAACGGGCCAGAGGCTGATGTGAGCGGTGTGCAGCCCGAGCCGGAGCCCAGCGGGGACCCCGCCGGCAGCACCAGTGCCGCGCCCACCATGTGGCTGGGAGCCCAGAATGGCTG GCTCTATGTGCACTCAGCTGTGGCCAGCTGGAAGAAGTGTCTGCACTCCATCAAGCTGAAGGACTCGGTGCTGAGCCTGGT GCATGTGAAGGGGCGCGTGCTGGTGGCTCTGGCCGATGGGACCCTGGCCATCTTCCACCGGGGTGAAG ACGGCCAGTGGGACCTGAGCAACTACCACCTGATGGACCTGGGCCACCCGCACCACTCCATCCGCTGCATGGCTGTCGTGCACGACCGCGTCTGGTGTGGCTACAAGAACAAGGTGCACGTCATCCAGCCCAAGACCATGCAGATCGAG AAGTCGTTTGATGCCCACCCACGGCGGGAGAGCCAGGTGCGGCAGCTGGCATGGATCGGCGACGGGGTCTGGGTGTCCATCCGCCTGGACTCCACACTGCGGCTCTACCACGCCCACACCCACCAGCACCTGCAGGACGTGGACATCGAGCCCTACGTCAGCAAGATGCTGG GCACGGGAAAGCTGGGCTTCTCCTTCGTGCGCATCACGGCCCTGCTCATCGCGGGCAACCGCCTCTGGGTGGGCACCGGCAATGGAGTCGTCATCTCCATCCCCCTGACTGAGA CCGTGGTCCTGCACCGAGGCCAGCTCCTGGGGCTGCGAG CCAACAAGACATCCCCCACGTCGGGAGAGGGGGCCCGCCCCGGCGGCGTCATCCACGTGTACGGGGATGACAGCAGCGACCGGGCAGCCAGCAGCTTCATCCCCTACTGCTCCATGGCGCAGGCGCAGCTCTGCTTCCACGGCCACCGGGACGCCGTCAAATTCTTCGTCTCTGTGCCAG GGAATGTGCTGGCCACCCTGAATGGCAGCGTGCTTGACAGCCCCTCCGAGGGCCCCGGGCCCGCCGCTCCTGCCGCAGATGCCGAGGCCCAGAAGCTGAAGAACGTGCTGGTGCTGAGCGGCGGGGAGGGCTACATCGACTTCCGCATCG GCGACGGCGAGGACGACGAGCCGGAGGAGGGCGTGGGGGACGTCAGCCAGGTGAAGCCGGTGCTGTCCAAGGCCGAGCGCAGCCACATCATCGTGTGGCAGGTGTCCTACACCCCCGAGTGA
- the MAPK8IP3 gene encoding C-Jun-amino-terminal kinase-interacting protein 3 isoform X14 — protein MMEIQMDEGGGVVVYQDDYCSGSVMSERVSGLAGSIYREFERLIHCYDEEVVKELMPLVVNVLENLDSVLSENQEHEVELELLREDNEQLLTQYEREKALRKQAEEKFIEFEDALEQEKKELQIQVEHYEFQTRQLELKAKNYADQISRLEERESEMKKEYNALHQRHTEMIQTYVEHIERSKMQQVGGNSQTEGSLPGRSRKERPTSLSVFPLADGSCPQDEMSESGQSSAAATPSTTGTKSNTPTSSVPSAAVTPLSEGLQPLGDYGGSKNSKRAREKRNSRNMEVQVTQEMRNVSIGMGSSDEWSDVQDIIDSTPELDMGREPRLDRTGSSPTQGIVNKAFGINTDSLYHELSTAGSEVIGDVDEGADLLGEFSGMGKEVGNLLLENSQLLETKNALNVVKNDLIAKVDQLSGEQEALKGDLEAARQAKLRLENRIKDLEEELRRVKSEAITAHREPKEEVEDVSSCLCTELDKIPMAQRRRFTRVEMARVLMERNQYKERLMELQEAVRWTEMIRASREHPSVQEKKKSTIWQFFSRLFSSSSSPPPAKRSYPSVNIHYKSPTTAGFSQRRNHGMCQSAAGSRPLEFFPDDDCTSSARREQKREQYRQVREHVRNDDGRLQACGWSLPAKYKQLSPNGGQEDTRMKNVPVPVYCRPLVEKDPTMKLWCAAGVNLSGWKLSEDGPGNGVKPTPGRDPLTCDREVEGEAKSNHSSPEKKKAKELPEADATSSRVWILTSTLTTSKVVVIDANQPGTVVDQFTVCNAHVLCISSIPAASDGDYPPGEIFLDSDVNPEDSGTDGVLAGITLVGCATRCNVPRSNCSSRGDTPVLDKSQGEVSAVANGKVNPAPSTEEATEATEVPDAGPSEAEAAAVRPGPLTEHVFTDPAPTPPPSAQPDSENGPEADVSGVQPEPEPSGDPAGSTSAAPTMWLGAQNGWLYVHSAVASWKKCLHSIKLKDSVLSLVHVKGRVLVALADGTLAIFHRGEDGQWDLSNYHLMDLGHPHHSIRCMAVVHDRVWCGYKNKVHVIQPKTMQIEKSFDAHPRRESQVRQLAWIGDGVWVSIRLDSTLRLYHAHTHQHLQDVDIEPYVSKMLGTGKLGFSFVRITALLIAGNRLWVGTGNGVVISIPLTETVVLHRGQLLGLRANKTSPTSGEGARPGGVIHVYGDDSSDRAASSFIPYCSMAQAQLCFHGHRDAVKFFVSVPGNVLATLNGSVLDSPSEGPGPAAPAADAEAQKLKNVLVLSGGEGYIDFRIGDGEDDEPEEGVGDVSQVKPVLSKAERSHIIVWQVSYTPE, from the exons AAATTTATTGAGTTTGAAGATGCCTTGGAACAAGAGAAGAAAGAGCTGCAAATCCAGGTGGAACACTACGAGTTCCAGACCCGCCAGCTGGAACTGAAGGCCAAAAACTATGCAGATCAGA TTTCCCGGCTGGAGGAGCGGGAGTCGGAGATGAAGAAGGAGTACAACGCGCTGCACCAGCGGCACACGGAG ATGATCCAGACCTACGTGGAGCACATCGAGAGGTCCAAGATGCAGCAGGTCGGGGGAAACAGCCAGACGGAGGGCAGCCTGCCAGGGCGGAG CAGGAAGGAGCGCCCCACGTCCCTGAGTGTCTTCCCCCTGGCCGATGGCTCG TGTCCACAGGACGAGATGTCCGAGTCGGGCCAGTCCTCAGCAGCGGCCACGCCCAGCACCACGGGCACCAAGTCCAACACGCCCACATCCTCCGTGCCCTCGGCCGCAGTCACGCCCCTCAGCGAGGGCCTGCAGCCACTGGGCGACTACGGCGGCTCCAAGAACAGCAAGCGGGCACGGGAGAAGCGCAACAGCCGCAACATGGAGGTGCAGGTCACACAGGAGATGCGCAATGTCAGCATAG GCATGGGCAGCAGTGACGAGTGGTCTGACGTTCAGGACATCATCGACTCCACCCCAGAGCTGGACATGGGCCGGGAGCCTCGCCTGGACCGCACGGGCAGCAG CCCGACCCAGGGAATCGTGAACAAGGCTTTCGGCATCAACACCGACTCCCTGTACCACGAGCTGTCGACGGCGGGCTCCGAGGTCATCGGAGACGTGGACGAAGGGGCCGACCTGCTAG GGGAGTTCTCAG GAATGGGCAAGGAAGTGGGGAATCTGCTGCTGGAGAACTCACAGCTTCTAGAAACCAA aAACGCTCTGAACGTGGTGAAAAACGACCTCATCGCCAAGGTGGACCAGCTGTCGGGGGAGCAGGAGGCGCTGAAGGGGGACTTGGAGGCCGCCAGGCAGGCCAAGCTCAGACTGGAGAACCGCATCAaagacctggaggaggagctgaggaG AGTGAAGTCGGAGGCCATCACTGCCCACCGTGAACCCAAAGAAGAGGTGGAGGATGTAAGCAGCTGTCTCTGTACAGAATTG GACAAAATCCCCATGGCGCAGCGCCGCCGCTTCACGCGAGTGGAGATGGCCCGCGTGCTCATGGAGCGCAACCAGTACAAAGAGCGGCTGATGGAGCTACAGGAGGCCGTGCGGTGGACTGAGATGATCAG AGCATCCCGCGAGCACCCGTCTGTCCAGGAGAAGAAGAAGTCCACCATCTGGCAGTT CTTCAGCCGCCTCTTCAGCTCCTCGTCCAGCCCGCCTCCGGCCAAACGGTCTTACCCCTCTGTGAACATCCATTACAAGTCACCCACCACAGCCGGCTTCAGCCAGCGCCGCAACCACGGCATGTGCCAGAGCGCAGCGGGCAGCCGGCCCCTGGAGTTCTTCCCAGATGA CGACTGCACGTCGTCCGCGCGGCGGGAGCAGAAGCGCGAGCAGTACCGCCAGGTGCGCGAGCACGTGCGCAATGACGACGGGCGGCTACAGGCCTGCGGCTGGAGTCTGCCGGCCAAGTACAAGCAG CTGAGTCCCAACGGCGGCCAGGAGGACACCCGCATGAAGAATGTGCCGGTCCCTGTGTACTGCCGCCCGCTGGTGGAGAAGGACCCGACCATGAAG CTGTGGTGTGCCGCGGGCGTCAACTTGAGCGGCTGGAAGCTGAGTGAGGACGGCCCTGGAAATGGAGTCAAGCCCACTCCGGGCCGCGACCCTCTGACCTGCGACCGGGAAGTGGAAGGAGAGGCCAAGAGCAACCACTCGTCCCCCGAGAAGAAGAAG GCCAAGGAGCTCCCCGAGGCGGATGCCACCTCCAGCCGCGTGTGGATCCTCACCAGCACGCTGACCACCAGCAAAGTGGTGGTCATCGACGCCAACCAGCCGGGCACCGTCGTGGACCAGTTCACCGTGTGCAATGCCCACGTGCTCTGCATCTCCAGCATCCCTG CCGCCAGCGACGGCgactaccctccaggcgagatcttCCTGGACAGCGACGTGAACCCCGAGGACTCAGGCACGGATGGGGTGCTGGCGGGCATCACGCTGGTGGGCTGTGCCACGCGCTGCAACGTACCACGCAGCAACTGCTCCTCCCGGGGGGACACCCCGGTGCTGGACAAGAGCCAGG GGGAGGTGTCGGCTGTCGCCAATGGGAAGGTCAATCCGGCTCCATCCACGGAGGAGGCCACGGAGGCCACAGAGGTGCCAGATGCAGGACCCAGCGAGGCAGAGGCAGCCGCTGTGCGGCCCGGGCCCCTCACGGAGCATGTCTTTACGGAcccggcccccaccccgcccccgagCGCCCAGCCTGACAG TGAGAACGGGCCAGAGGCTGATGTGAGCGGTGTGCAGCCCGAGCCGGAGCCCAGCGGGGACCCCGCCGGCAGCACCAGTGCCGCGCCCACCATGTGGCTGGGAGCCCAGAATGGCTG GCTCTATGTGCACTCAGCTGTGGCCAGCTGGAAGAAGTGTCTGCACTCCATCAAGCTGAAGGACTCGGTGCTGAGCCTGGT GCATGTGAAGGGGCGCGTGCTGGTGGCTCTGGCCGATGGGACCCTGGCCATCTTCCACCGGGGTGAAG ACGGCCAGTGGGACCTGAGCAACTACCACCTGATGGACCTGGGCCACCCGCACCACTCCATCCGCTGCATGGCTGTCGTGCACGACCGCGTCTGGTGTGGCTACAAGAACAAGGTGCACGTCATCCAGCCCAAGACCATGCAGATCGAG AAGTCGTTTGATGCCCACCCACGGCGGGAGAGCCAGGTGCGGCAGCTGGCATGGATCGGCGACGGGGTCTGGGTGTCCATCCGCCTGGACTCCACACTGCGGCTCTACCACGCCCACACCCACCAGCACCTGCAGGACGTGGACATCGAGCCCTACGTCAGCAAGATGCTGG GCACGGGAAAGCTGGGCTTCTCCTTCGTGCGCATCACGGCCCTGCTCATCGCGGGCAACCGCCTCTGGGTGGGCACCGGCAATGGAGTCGTCATCTCCATCCCCCTGACTGAGA CCGTGGTCCTGCACCGAGGCCAGCTCCTGGGGCTGCGAG CCAACAAGACATCCCCCACGTCGGGAGAGGGGGCCCGCCCCGGCGGCGTCATCCACGTGTACGGGGATGACAGCAGCGACCGGGCAGCCAGCAGCTTCATCCCCTACTGCTCCATGGCGCAGGCGCAGCTCTGCTTCCACGGCCACCGGGACGCCGTCAAATTCTTCGTCTCTGTGCCAG GGAATGTGCTGGCCACCCTGAATGGCAGCGTGCTTGACAGCCCCTCCGAGGGCCCCGGGCCCGCCGCTCCTGCCGCAGATGCCGAGGCCCAGAAGCTGAAGAACGTGCTGGTGCTGAGCGGCGGGGAGGGCTACATCGACTTCCGCATCG GCGACGGCGAGGACGACGAGCCGGAGGAGGGCGTGGGGGACGTCAGCCAGGTGAAGCCGGTGCTGTCCAAGGCCGAGCGCAGCCACATCATCGTGTGGCAGGTGTCCTACACCCCCGAGTGA